The following DNA comes from Streptomyces globosus.
CCCGGCCGGGCACGCACCTGATCCAGCCCCGCATCGACTTCGCGTACGAGGTCTCCTTCTACTTCGTGGACGACACGTTCCAGTACGCCCTCCACGCCCCCGACCCGGACCGCCGCTGGGAGCTGGCCCCCTACGACCCGACCCCCGCGGACCTGGCCTTCGCCCGCACGTTCATCGAGTGGAACACCCTCGACCACGGCATCCAGCGCGTGGACGCCTGCCGCACCCCCGAGGGCGGCCTCCTCCTGGTCGAACTGGAAGACCTCAACCCCTACCTCTCCCTGGACCGCCTCCCCGCCCCCACCCGCACCGCGTTCACCACGGCCCTCGTCCACTCCCTCCACACCTTCCTGGAGGCCTGACGCGGGAGCGGGGCGCACACTGATCCGCCGCCCACGGGCGGATGGCAAGCTTGCAGGATGAAGCCGGGCGTGTCGGTCGCCCTCGACACGATGCCGCCCCGGCGCCCACCCCCACCCCCGCGCCCCGCCGTGCCCGTGTCTGTGCCCCCGAGCTCGACCGCCTGTCCCGCAAGAGCATCGGCGAGGTCGGCAAGGCGCTGGACGACACAGGCCGGGTCGGCGGACGGCGTCGGCAACGCCAAGCGGTACCTACGCCAGCGGAGCCAGTGGATCGGCGGACAGCCGCCTTACGGGCTGCTGGTGGACCGGAGGTGAAGAAGCTCGTCCACGGCCCCGAGACCGCCGTCTACGCCCGCCTGATCGCCGACGAAGCGCTGTCCGGGAAGGCGCTCGTCCACATCGCCCGGCTGCTGAACGAGCACGGGGTGGAGTCCGCCCGGGGAGGTGAGTGGAACTCGTCCAGCGTCATGCAACTCCTTCGTTCACCGGCCTTCGCCGGTCTCATGCCGCAGACCGAGTACGAGGAGGGGGAGCCAACACCGGTCCGTCGCCGGTCGACCGGCGGAAAGCGGGCAGCAAGCACCACCTGATCTGCCTCAAGAAGCACAACTCGTGATCGTGTTACGGGCCCTACGGAAGGTCAGACGACCACTTCCTTTTTGACCTTGGAAATGAATTTGTTGACCAAATTTTCGCATTCTTGGACGGCCTCGACGAACTTTTCCCCGTTGTACGGCTCATCGCCCTGGAATCCGTTGGAGAGCTGCAATGCGGCCTTGTCGCGAGCGGCAGACAGCTTCCGGGCGATGTCGCCTGCGCTCGGGGTGCCTACGAGGAGCACTGCCGTTTCAGTCTGCCAGGATCGGCTATGGGCAGGAACGAATGACGTATTGTATTCGTCGAGAGCTGCTTGATGCGTTTTCGCGCTCGCCTTCTCGTCTTTCTCCAGGATCCACGCGTCCAGCATATTGGATACGCCAAGCGCCTTGCTTTGCCAGGTCTGATATTCGGAGACCAGGTCGACGTAACTCTTTCGGCGGATATCGGCTCGCCTCTCCTCACGGGCGCGTTTTTGGGTATCTTCGTTCTGCTGGTAAACGAGAATGCTTCCAGCGATTCCACCCAATGAGCCGATCAGGGTTCCGGCGATGCCGGCCAAGGCCACCCAGCGAGGACCGGACGCGACACGATCAGTAGTCTCTTGTTCCGGGTTGCTCATCACAGGTCTACTTCCTACCCCACCAGCACGAAAGCACAGCGTGATTGAGCTGGGAGAGTGAAAGACCCGCGGGCTGGCCTTTCGTGGGCTCTGACCAGCGCATATCGACCGCCGAAGGCGCGAGAGCGGCACAGTTGACGCCCTGCAACGCCCGCCGAAAGCCCCACCCCGTGGGGCTTTCGGCTCATCAGGTGCCCCGTCGGATGTCACTCCGGCGGCAGTGACTGACGCTCGCAGCACCGCATGGGACACCTACTCGCAGAGCAAGCCCCAGCGGCGGAAGACCAACGCCAAGGGCGAGACCACATGGTTCAACTGGACCCAGTACCCGGACCACGGCCCCGGGTCCGACGTGCTCAAGCTCAACCCGGGAGACCGCGTGCTCGATCTCGGATGCGGGTCTGGTGGGAACGCCGCTCACCTCGCAACGCTCGGCATGAAGTCCGTCGGGATCGACCTCTCCGCCAAGCAGCTCGACAAGGCACGCGAGCGGTGGCCAAGCGTGGACGGGATGGAACTCCACCAGGCCGACGCCCTCACCTACCTCGGAGACACGTTCACGATCTTCGATGCGGTCTACAGCGTGTTCGGCGCTACCTGGTTCACCGACCCCGGCCTACTGCTGCCGATGGTTCACGCGAACCTCAAGCCAGGTGGCGTCTTCGCCTTCTCCCAGCGGCCCCCGGTTGAAGGGTGCTACGGCTGCCAGGCGTCATACATCCAGCGCGGGCCCGAAGAAGACCCCGCTGTCGTCAAGCGGTGGGACTACGAACCCGATGTGTGGGCGCTGATTCTCAAGGAACACGGCTTTGTGGACGTATCAGCGGCCGTGCTTGCCCCACCCCGCGGTAGTCGGCGCACAGGAACCCTGTTCGTCCGGGGCGTCCAAGGAGGCCAGTCCGTGGTGGAGCGGATCCCGTAGCTGCGCAGGACAACGGCGTCGTACGGTCGTGATCCGGTGTTCATGGGCCAATGGCAAGCTTGAAGGATGAACGATGCCGCCCCGGCGCCCACCCCCGCGCCCCGCCGTGCCCGTGTCCGTGCCCCCGAGCTGGTCGGGAAGGGGGGCTGGCTGAACACCGGAGGCAAGGAGCTGTCCCTCGCCGACCTGCGGGGACGCATTGCAATTCTCGATTTTTGGACATTTTGCTGCATTAACTGCCTCCACGTCCTCGACGAGCTCCGCGAGCTGGAGGAGAAGCACCGCGACACCGTCGTCGTCATCGGGGTGCACTCGCCGAAGTTCGTGCACGAGGCCGAGCACGCCGCCGTCGTCGATGCCGTCGAGCGGTACGAGGTGCACCACCCCGTCCTCGACGACCCCGAGCTCGCGACGTGGCGGCAGTACGCCGTGCGCGCCTGGCCGACCCTCGTCGTGATCGACCCCGAGGGGTACATCGTCGCCCAGCACGCCGGCGAGGGGCATGCGCACGCCATCGAGCGGCTCGTCGGAGAGCTGGAGGCCGAGCATGCCGCCAAGGGCACGCTGCGGCGCGGGGACGGCCCGTACGTGCCGCCCGAGCCGGTCGCGGGCGACCTGCGGTTCCCCGGGAAGGCGCTCGTGCTGCCGTCGGGGAACCTGCTGGTGTCCGACTCGACGCGGCACCGGCTCGTCGAGCTGGCGCCGGACGGCGAGACCGTCGTCCGGCGCGTCGGCAGCGGCGAGCGCGGCTTCGGGCCGGACGCCTTCAGCGAGCCGCAGGGCCTGGCGCTGCTGCCCGACGGGAAGGTCGTCGTCGCAGACACCGTCAACCACGCGCTGCGCACGTACGACCCGGCCACCGGGGCCGTGGAGACCGTCGCCGGCACCGGCCGCCAGTGGTGGCAGGGCTCGCCCACCGCCGGCCCGGCCCTGGAGGTGGACCTGTCGTCGCCGTGGGACGTGGCCTGGTGGCAGGACCGGGTGTGGATCGCGATGGCGGGCGTCCACCAGCTGTGGACGTGGGACCCGGCCGCCGGCACCGTGGCCGTCGCCGCGGGCACGACCAGCGAGGGGCTCCTCGACGGCCCGGCCGCCGAGGCCTGGCTCGCCCAGCCGTCGGGCCTCGCCGCGGCGGGGGACCGGCTGTGGGTGGCCGACTCCGAGAACAGCGCGCTCCGGTACGTCGAGCGCGCCGAGGACGGCGGGTACGTGCTGCGGACCGCGGTCGGCACCGGCCTGTTCGACTTCGGCCACCGCGACGGCGACGCCGCGCAGGCGCTGCTCCAGCACCCCCTCGGCGTGACGGCCCTGCCCGACGGGTCGGTCGCCGTGTGCGACACGTACAACCACGCGTTGCGCCGCTTCGACCCGGCGACCGGCCAGGTCACGACGCTGGCCACCGACCTGCGCGAGCCGAGCGGCGCGGTCCTCGACGGCG
Coding sequences within:
- a CDS encoding recombinase family protein; the protein is MKKLVHGPETAVYARLIADEALSGKALVHIARLLNEHGVESARGGEWNSSSVMQLLRSPAFAGLMPQTEYEEGEPTPVRRRSTGGKRAASTT
- a CDS encoding class I SAM-dependent methyltransferase, whose amino-acid sequence is MTDARSTAWDTYSQSKPQRRKTNAKGETTWFNWTQYPDHGPGSDVLKLNPGDRVLDLGCGSGGNAAHLATLGMKSVGIDLSAKQLDKARERWPSVDGMELHQADALTYLGDTFTIFDAVYSVFGATWFTDPGLLLPMVHANLKPGGVFAFSQRPPVEGCYGCQASYIQRGPEEDPAVVKRWDYEPDVWALILKEHGFVDVSAAVLAPPRGSRRTGTLFVRGVQGGQSVVERIP
- a CDS encoding NHL domain-containing thioredoxin family protein, coding for MNDAAPAPTPAPRRARVRAPELVGKGGWLNTGGKELSLADLRGRIAILDFWTFCCINCLHVLDELRELEEKHRDTVVVIGVHSPKFVHEAEHAAVVDAVERYEVHHPVLDDPELATWRQYAVRAWPTLVVIDPEGYIVAQHAGEGHAHAIERLVGELEAEHAAKGTLRRGDGPYVPPEPVAGDLRFPGKALVLPSGNLLVSDSTRHRLVELAPDGETVVRRVGSGERGFGPDAFSEPQGLALLPDGKVVVADTVNHALRTYDPATGAVETVAGTGRQWWQGSPTAGPALEVDLSSPWDVAWWQDRVWIAMAGVHQLWTWDPAAGTVAVAAGTTSEGLLDGPAAEAWLAQPSGLAAAGDRLWVADSENSALRYVERAEDGGYVLRTAVGTGLFDFGHRDGDAAQALLQHPLGVTALPDGSVAVCDTYNHALRRFDPATGQVTTLATDLREPSGAVLDGEDIVVVESARHRLTRLRLPEEAVRVEAVAHRTQRAATEVAPGTLRLDVVFQAPGGQKLDTRYGPSTRLLVSSTPPELLLSGEGAGTDLFRELALNPEVAEGVLHVSAMAASCDDDPANEYPACHVHQQDWGVPLKVAEGGAARLPLVLAGMDDGAAAGA